The DNA segment TCACCAACATGGGTGAAGGGATCCTTGGTGAGTTTGCCAGCTAAGCAAGACTCGCAATCATCAAATGAGTCCATTCCGgtggattcaagaatcccctCAGATTGGAGCCATTTTACGCGTGCCTTGCTTATATGGCCAAGTCTACAATGCCATATGAATGAATCACTAGTACCATTTTTCTGACATTTAGAAAGGTGATATATGTTACTGCTAGGCTGAACATTAATTTCATAGATACCGTTtcgaggtttagcctcaaaatagTAAATACCATTTAGATAAGCAGAAATAGCAATACCATTAAAAACATATCTAAATCCTTGTTCATAAAGCAACGAAACTGAAATGATGTTTCTGGTTAAACCAGGTGCATAAAGACAATTGTTCAAAACAACGATAAGACCAGAAGGACATGTAAGATTAAATGTGCCAGTTGCCAGAACTGGGACTCTTTTCCCATCGCCAACAATGAGCTCCATGTCTCCCGGCTTCAGTTTCTTCCACTTCTCAGGCTCCTGCAAGACATTAATGATGTGATAACCACACccggtatcaaatacccatgtgttgctTGAAACAGTGAAAAGTTCGATAACATATATTAGAATACCTGAAGAAGTGCCTTCTCCATTAGCCTTCTTCACTTTGAGCTTGGCAAGATACTCGGGGCAGTTACGTTTCCAGTGCCGCATCTTGTTACACTCATAGCATTGCCGCTCTTCTGGAAGAGGGGCTTTCACAGCTTGCTTGCTCTTGTTGGTGGCAGGTTTGGCAGCAACAGGAGTCTTTCCTTTGTTTTTGTTGTTATaacttttcttctttgttttgggCTTTTTAACACCACTAGATCGAACCATTAACACTTGGCTTACTTTGTTGGAAATGTTCATCTCTGCCGTTTTGAGCATCCCATGTAGCTCTGGCACTGTCTTTACCCAGTCATTCATGTTAAAGTTCATAACAAATTGATCATAGTGACTGGAAAGAGAGTTGAGAATGAAGTCAACAGCCATCTCATCTTGGAGAGGATAACCAAGTTTGTTTAGTTGGTCGATGTAGCCTTTCATCTTGAGGACATGAGCACTAACTGAGGAACCCTCTTGCATTTTACAGCTTATGAGCTGTTTCATGGTGTCATAGCGTTCCTGACGGGCTTGTTTCTGAAACATGCCCTTGAGTTGTTCAATCATGTCGAAGGCATTCATGTCTTCCATATTCttctgaagatctggagacatggTGGCTTGCATGAGGCAAGCAACTTCCATGGCATCTTCTTTATGTTTGTCGAAAGCCTTCTTCGCAACCACAGTGTTGTTTTCGGGTGCGGTTGGGATCGgggtttccaaaacataaagccTTTTTGCCAtcttgagaacgattctcaagttgCGGTGCCACTCAAGAAAATTGGTGTTATTCAGCTTGTCTTTCTCAAGTATGGACTTGAGAGCAAAAGAGGAGTTGTTTTCAGATGACATCTGTTAAGCAAAaattatttaattagtattttcaatGTATTTCCTTATTTAGTGAGGTGAGACGATAAGGAGCGAGAATCCGGTTAGAAGCTCTTTCTAAAGGCAGCTGGGGCATGCAACATTAGCAAGAGGTTTAAGCGGACTGACAACGATTGTCAATTGTGAGAAAAGCACAACTCCCGGGGTTTATGAGGCTGCGAGGACAATCTTTTGTCCTTGCATTGATACGTTTGGCCTCATCTATGCCACTTTTGTTCTCGAGACGGCTGGGGCACGCAACACGAGAAGaaaagtaatagtcgtcctaaaaCGGTCACATGTGGAAGGGCCGGATGTGTCGACGGAacccttgcaccttggaaggataaactagacaccaagtgtcgtgctgtggctccaacactgatggttcgcattatgccccaagtgttactagtagtaggatggcatagactattgattttaatttttaccaAATAGGGTCGTTATAGTCGGTTTTAATCTAAATATTATATTTGCGACATAACCAAAAAAGACCCTTTCACCTCTCGGGACAATTAGTTTTAGATAACCTataaaactaagtttgtcgcgactTGGAATAACCAATTAAAGTTAATAGTGAAAACTATTAAGTTTATGAGTTTTAAAGATGTGAGAAAAAAAACATGTTATAAAACTCTAGTGGTTAAAAAAAATTTATCCAAGTTGCTAGAACTTGCTTTTTCcgatttcttttaaaaaaaaacttttaagaaTACATTTTGGTATTAAGTTGAAGTGTGATAACATTTATCAAAAGGCAACCATAATAGCAAAAATGAATATGTAAATCATATGGGCATGATTATGATCTTGCTAGAGCCAAGTAGCAAGATCAAAGGGGTCACGGTCACAAAACACaaaacaaccacaaggatggacttgaGTGCATCTTGTTGTCTTGAGCGACTCCCACTAACTCCAAGACTCCTCTTGGCATTCGGTCTTGCTTCGGGTCTTCGGTTCAACAATATTTAACAAGTAAATATAACAAAGACAAAGAACcttatctattacaactttgaaccacaaagcgggccaaaaccataaactaatctattacaactttgagccGCAAAACGGGCCAAAACCATGAACAAAACCAAATATAAACACAACCACAAGGTCGGGCCCGATTTACATATTCAACACAACCAAAAAAAATTCGGGCAATTTtggtcaacaaaaaaaaaactaacaactaaaatatgaccaaaaatatatatagcccaaagataaaaataaatcaaaaactttagacttttaaagtttgtgatttattattCCGGTAAAAAAAAGACCGGTTTCGATTTGCATGTGGTGAgcatcggctctgataccactgaagGATATCCGTGGtatatattttagttttattttatgaacCCGGTTCATATTAAATATGTGTTTATTTTGTCACAAGGATTTAGTCAAAACATTTTTGACAAAAGAGTGCATCTAGAAATAggttattcaaaataaactttaactagttaaaaaaatatatacacattTTGGCAACGGAAGCGAATGTAACAAAATTAACATAAACACTTTTATACCAAGGATTACCCGTAATGGAAGAAGGTCACCAACATGCAAACACGAAATAGAACATCAACCATAGGGGGTTTAGATATACCTTCGGTTAGTAAATAACCggttgagacaccgaggttcaacgatCGAATGCTAGTTACACGAGCGAGAGATACGCGAATGTGAGCCGGGTCTCGGCGGTGGTGGCCGGCGGCGGGCGGCGGCGACCGGCGGAGAGCGGCGGCGGCGGGCGGTGGTGACCGGTTTGGGTGTGTGAGTTGAGAGAGGTTTTTAATCTTCTCTTGCATCTTCCACCAAATACAAGACCCACTTATATAGAACATGGACATTCATGTATGTTAGCCAAGTGTCAATCATGCAAAATTGCATGTAATTCTATTGGCCAAAAAGGGTGGCAAAGTTGCATGTATTTCTATTGGCCAAAAAGGGTGGCAAGTGACAAGTGGCGGTGGGTGAGAATACCCGTGTCACCCGGCCCATGTACCCGTCTCTCCGTTCAATACCCGCGTATCGTTCGTAATTCCCAGTTATTAGTTAAGTGGATTTTTAGTTCGTTGAccacggtgtaactcttacgggtcaagacccggtcagcagcgttgacttatcgaaccggacataaATATCCAACATAGTTTACATCCGAATTAAAGTATAAACAAAAAATTTATACATCTTCTCTAATTTTTACTCGCAATAGCACAATAAAAAATACAAGCAAAACATTTGCATCCATCCTTGTCAACGATCAGTCAAAATCCACTTTCTTTTCATTATCTTTTCACTCCTATTGTACTGTTTAAAAAAACAATCAATGTGGTAATTATTAGATAGATGCTTCTAATTAATTCCCACCATTCCACCAAGCCATTGTCATCAAATATTCTATTATCTAATCATCAAGATATAAGTTTTAACAAGAAATATTGTGCATACACCATAAAAGTTGATATAGGTTAAGTGCATGTGATTACacaaattataaaaatatattttttttcaaaatttgaacTATCAGTATATTCGGTCCTTAAAATTCTTTCACATCAAAGGGCCTTCAATAACGACATTAGCATCATGTGTTGCAATTGTGGTGGTCGCTCCTGACTCTAGAGCTGACGTAGACTGACATGGGCGATGATTGCAAAATCTTGGACGGTATTAGCTACCGCTTTTCAGATCGACAAGCATGTCCAAGACCAACTCCTTGAATAGGCCCGTCACTGAAAAATAGGTTTAATAAATATTTATCTAGAACTAAAATGTACATCAATAAATAGTAAAATCCCAATTTAAACTCATTTACATCTACAACATGATCATGTTTGACATTTACTTCAACGAGTATAAATTCAGGACAATCTTGTGTACATAAATAAAAGACAAGATTATTGCCAATGACTACGGTATCAACTACTAGGCACTCTATAATATTCTAATGTGGAGGTCATAGTTTGAGTCTCATTTGGTCCAATTTGCTCCAAGTGGACCAGGGTTTTAACTACAACGGGTCTTAAGGCGTTGGTTTTCCCCTGAAATGGTGAGCAGGTCGGGTTATCAGCGTTGTTTGTGTTCGCAAGGAATGGGTGGCCTTTCGCTAGTGAGTTTACCCAGATGACTGTGCTTGTATAGTATTCGTTAGCTGTTCATAGAAAACAAAATTAAGTAACAATGATAAGAAAAAGAAGGAATAACACACTGGTTAGATATACAAGTGTACATAAATTGAAAGGATAAGATTACTTGTAAAGGAGCTAattgcaaaataaataaatacttaagTAACAATGATAAGAAAAAGAAGGAATAACACACTTGTTAGATATATGTACAAACTTTAAGATCTTTTTAGCCATCCCGCTACATATCACATGGTCGTTTATCCTTTTACTGCTTTTGCATTAAAACAACTTTTATTTCACAAGCAttctttttgagaaaaaaaaaaaaaaacaattcaacATATCAAATAGACATGATGGGTAAACAATGTCGTTGGCCTATTAGCGGGTGACTCCAGAGTGGTTGTCCCACCGCTAAGGTTGAATTAAGCTGAGATTAAATGAACTTGACTCCGAGCTTACAAATAAGTTGTTTGATAAACGAGCATGAGCTTCACTTATGGAGCTTGAGCTGACTAGCCAGGGGGCAGACCTACCCACAATAGTGGGTGGACAGCCGCatcccttgaaaaaaaaaattagtctTAATTTTCATCGAAAATCCCAACCGCACTCCTTTGATTTTTTCAACCCactccttgaaaattttcaatcaCCCTTCAAAAAAtattatgaatttataaaaaaaattaaaccctGATTATTATGAATATATAAGTCCATAACACAATTCGTATAATTATTCTTTAAccacttaggggctgtttggtagcctcttaatggccattcagatgctacctcttaatggtttaaaagctctgaatgaataagaggtagcctcaagtctgaatggttaagaggtaacctctgaatgataaatcatcacatgtcacatttttctaccttctcattggtaaaattcttaatggttccattaagaggtagtctcttaatgatcattcagaggctaccaaacagccccttattcACTTTACTTAACCCAGTCTACAATCTAATTTTATTAACCTAACTACCTAATCCCAAACCCAAGCCAAAAACTTATCCTTTTttattgattgttttttttttgttgttttatgtggtgATTATGAGAAAATATTGATGTATAAGGGTTTgatcattttatattttttaatatttttttagttGTTCTAGATTTGTAGttaatgattttgttgttttattttaaggtttgtttgtttaaatgattattAATCAACATTTTAAACTAGGGCTTGAAtgtttgaaaattaaaattgaaaattatggaCTATGGTATTTGTTaaacatgattgtttattttgtttaagtgtttagtattgttttatgaacttatggagcaATTTATATGTAATAAGAACCATGAGTAGAGAAGTTATGACCTGATTTCTCAAAAGGAAGAGGGTTGGACCACTTTTTCGTCGGATTCTTCTAATTAAAGACCAAGCTATGTCttagataagttttttttttgttttatttaatgatTTAGAGAAATAGAAGTAGGTAGGGTTTGAACTTTAATGCTTTTTTGTTATTACTTTACTTACTTATGATGGTTTTTTATGTTGTTTACTGTTTTACTTGAAACTTTGTTTGTTAATGTGATAAGAAGTTAGGAAAtatggtttgattgtttgaaaattgaaattGACCCAACCTAACCCGATCTGATCCGACCCCGAAACTTTCTTTGTTTAgtttacttgttttacatgacccaaCCTGCTATGAACcgaatttttttatatagctaggCGCCTAAAATCTTTAAATTTTTTCTGCGCCTCcaggaaaaattcctgggtctgCCACTGTGACTAGCAAGCCTAtaatttgtatatttttttaaataatatattaaataataagttATAGTCTCGTGTATCAAATGAGTTTTTATGAtagaaatatatttataattataaaaCTAGTAcaaaagtttacattgtttaaaaaaaattattacatACAACAATAAAAAGTGAAAGTACACTTAAGATTTACAAATCTCTAAACACTTTTTGTACTTGACATTTGCTATTTTGTTTGTACCATTTGTATTTACATTATAAACAATTATCTAAACTGATGAATTTATCATAAACtaattactatatattactatatattactatataaattactatatattactatatattaaaagTAGAAATCAAATGAACAGTAATTACTATATATTATAATCATATACTAATTTATTTACTACATATACATTTACTACTTGGGGGAATAGTACCAGACAACTTGCCTCACACTTCCCTATTAGACCAGcccatttttaatttaattttattcgtagtttaaaattacgttttggtcttttgtttaaaattacgttttgcCCCAAACTCAAATTACTATATATTAAAAGTAGAAATGAAATGAACAGTAATTACTATATATTATAATCATATACTAATTTATTTACTACCCCTAgcttaaaattacgcttttgcactcggttcaaaaactcacttttaattttgttcccagtttaaaattacgggttcgccctccgtttaaaattacgtttttgcccccagttcaaaatttgcctggcacttccctattggaccagcccatttttaattttattttattcccagtttaaaattacgttttcgtcatttgtttaaaattacgtttttgcccccagctcaaaataaaattatacttttgtCGCTAgcgcttttgccctcggttccAAAACTCacttttaattttgttcccagtttaaaattacggtttcgccctccgtttaaaattacgtttttgcctcaagctcaaaataaaatgttgttttttcctctagctcaaaattacgattctgccctcagctcaaaattacgcttttgcccacAATTCAAAATGAAATTATGTTTTTCCCCCTGCTAGATCAAAATTAGgattttgctctcagtttaaaattatgatttcgccttcagttcaaaatataattacaattttgccctctgtacaaacatacatgttatgactaagaaatattcggctttttgccccgcaacgcgggcggggcaaaaactagtgATTTTAATAATACACTTCTTATTATCGTTGTGTTTGAATAATACCATTTTTAGGGTGGGTGGAGTGGGTTCGGTGAGTGGAGCGGGGAGGGGAGTTTGCCGTGTGGGGAGTTGTTGCCGACCCTGTTTCGGTGAGTGTTTGAGTTCTTGGGCGGTGACTACTCACCGAGTGTTTGAGTGATTGTTCTAGAGATAAAAAAACATGTATTAAAAAAGAGTGGGTGTTAGCAAGCCTATAAtttgtatattttttaaataatatattaaataataagttATAGTCTCGTGTATCAAATGAGTTTTTATGAtagaaatatatttataattataaaaCTAGTAcaaaagtttacattgtttaaaaaaaattattacatACAACAATAAAAAGTGAAAGTACACTTAAGATTTACAAATCTCTAAACACTTTTTGTACTTGACATTTGCTATTTTGTTTGTACCATTTGTATTTACATTATAAACAATTATCTAAACTGATGAATTTATCATAAACTAATGATTTTAATAATACACTTCTTATTATCGTTGTGTTTGAATAATACCATTTTTAGGGTGGGTGGAGTGGGTTCGGTGAGTGGAGCGGGGAGGGGAGTTTGCCGTGTGGGGAGTTGTTGCCGACCCTGTTTCGGTGAGTGTTTGAGTTCTTGGGCGGTGACTACTCACCGAGTGTTTGAGTGATTGTTCTAGAGATAAAAAAACATGTATTAAAAAAGAGTGGGTGTTTGACCATTGCTAGTGTTTGAGTGGAAAATGGGGAATGAAGTGGGGACTTGACATGCATGATATTATTGGCTAGGGAATAAGTTTATCATTCACCATTTGGTGACCACTCCCTCCACCCTTATAGATGACTTTATAAATCGAGAGGTATGTATCTATGAAGATCAAGTTATAGAAAGATAAATGGACAACGAATATAGTGTATTGTTATAGAAAGATTTTTAAAGCCAGGGGAACAAATCAATTATCAGTATAGtctaaatgtttcatttttcacttGTGCGTCTAAAAAGGTTTTACTATTGACATTTTGCTCCAATTGACTTAACCCAATCCATTCACCTCTGTTAAAGTCAAGGGCAattatatcattttctttttattttagttaaacctATTGTTGACCTTTGACTTTTAACAGATTCCTCACTTATTTCCCTAATTTAACAAATCAAACCCTAGAAATTTCTCTAAGTTGTGGTTGGGTTTGGTGGTTGGAGCAGGGAGGTGGGTATCGAAGGTTGAAGTGGTGACGGTGTTGGGTTGATAAAGAAGATGGAGCAAATTACGAGTAAGTGCAACTGGCTTCAATTAGGATGGAGTAAATTAGGGTTTAACCGTAACCATCTCTACCCAAAGACAATGCATCTCCTCCTCAAAAAATCAGATCTCATATGGTGGTGTTAACATGTGACGTTCTGCTTCTGTTTTGTCGGAGAAACCAAATGCGTTGCCCCGAACACAAGCAATCCAGCCGCATCTATGGGACAACGCATTTCAGATCTGAAATTCGCAACAATGATGGATTTTTCATCCAACTTGAGGAAGACGATGTGTTGGACGTAAGATAGTCAATAGGATTTGGCTCATCGTTGAAAAGGGGTTtcagtggggggggggggtggttcaGGTGGCGGCTGGAATGGGTGGTGGTAGGCGGTGTGGGGTGGGTTCTTGCCGTTGGATTTGAGCAACCATCAACATCTACATCTTCTAGTTTTTCCAGTGGGCCAACGGTTGCGGATGGCGGTGGTTTGTCTTGTGATACGGCGAAATGGGTGACCGGAAAATCATTGTGACCTGGGTTTGGAGGGTATCATAGGGAAGAAGATTTAGTGGAAGATGAGGCTAAGTTGAGGGTTTTTGTTAAATTTGTTTGATTGTTTTAAATAGAATAAAAAGGAAATGACATAATTGCCCTTGACTTAACAAAGGTGAATGGGTGGGGTTAAGTTAGTTTGACCAAAATGGCAATGGTAAAACATTTTTAGATCCACAaacgaaaaataaaacctttggactatACTGGCAAAACTACCCAAACCACAGGGTCCATTTTGGCATTTTACCctttttaaaaaatatacaaaCTAGGGTCATAGTTATCTGCACGTTGCTCATAGACGCGGTTGGAATTCAGAACGTATAGCACACCATGACAACCGATagataaatttgtaaaattaaaTAAATGATATCTATATGGGTTATGCTATTTGTGTCATAACTCGGCTCTGAACATCAAAATAATAAGAAAAGTAAAACAATATAGTAAATAACAAAGGTAAACGAAAAGAAAATGACAGAACTCGTTATagcaaagaaaaaaaaagttaaaaaatatgtttaaaagGGTATTAGCGTATTCcttaaaaaattaaattaaaaaaattgcgACACTCGTTATAGCAAAAAAAAATATGTCTAAAACAGTATTAACGTGTTCGTTAAAAAAACTATTTAAGGGTCGAAGAGTAATTTAgttaaagtaaaataaaaaaatacagtAGTTAAACTATATAAGTTTTAAATAAGAAAATTTATACTAAATGACAAAAAAACACTATCCATCTTCTTATAATTTAGAGTTAACTGTCATGTTCGTCCATATAGTTTGTCCAATTATGCTTGTTCAGACCAAATTTCAACCTTGTTCCATTCCGTCCCTGACATTTTGAAACATGTCAGTTTCGTCCaaaaaaacatgagttaactgccatttcatccctgtggtttgtccaattattCGATTCAACCTTAGTTTTTTGGATGGAACTGATATGTTTCAAGAATATTAGGGACGGAAATGGTACAGATTTGAAATTTGGCCTGAACTggcataattggacaaaccacgagtgcgaaaatgacagttaactctatAATTTATATAGAGATAATTTAAAATAgagttgtatatatatatatatatatatatatatatatatatatatatatatatatatatatatatatatatatatatatatatattggggttcctgcggaaagtgtgttttttcctagaaagtctaggaagcgaactaggccatccaatgggtgtgtttaatggttgagatcatcttgatggcattttggtaatatgtgtgtcttaaaaataggattatttaattactcaggggtagatatgtcatttagcttgttttaaatatggaaataaatgtcattccataaccaccccacatttcttgcgattttctatctctctctctctctctctctctctctctctcgtctctctttcttccttctatccttcatgaagaaacacaacatcaagaaaacacatcgtGACAAATGTCACACATCGTAACAGCAtgaatggtaaaacacagcgtcaagatgcaacaccccgtgtttcgaaagtcaaagtcaaagtcaacattgaagtcaaaggaagaaaagattgctaattgcgatctgtcccTCCTTGCTCtaatcctgttttgacttctttgactcataATTAGTCTATCTTgttgtttacgttagttgtattatgtggagtatctattaataatcgaggtttattcaCTATTTATCGATGTTTATCGCTTATTTTATTGCTTATCTcttatcgcaatcgcgctcgcaactcgaattatgtgttattgttatacgtgtgtgtgcctcttgtttgttacttgtgcatgtttatttacgttgtggtgattaatcgaaacgcaatcgaaattCAAATCGCTATCGAATCgtaaacgctaaacgcaagtgaaataggatgattgtatgttagatatagtagttgggattaaaagtaatttgaataggaaactttATCGCACCGCAACGCTTGAAACCGCAATCGAAACTGCAAAACTCGTCGCATCAAGTGGCTAATCGACCAGGCAActagccgatcgaccagccgctCGATCGAGCTGCCCGCTCGATCGACCAGCCGTTCGATCGagctgccagccgatcgaccagccctaTCCCAccctttcctttttgggaaacactataaataccccatgtcaaCATCACACTTACTACTTTTGCACACTCTTATCCGGCCAAGCGCTCCATCCTCACCTTTTCTCCGATTTCTCGctattccggtaagatctcgtcctaaatcttgtattTCCTTAATCTACatacactcctacacctttctatcttttgaatcttaacttttaaccgtgaaatcactagatttgaggtgttctaggatgatgtcatcatggtgttcttatgaacttcatgttttggcttcaatccaccaagaataacttagatctaaccgatttccacacaaattaacaaagatcttgcatagatctcaacatattcacggtgaaaaaaaaaaaggattgaaagatggtttctaactttctttcaactcttttacactcaatgcactcaaaaccgatagaatcgggcCTTGTTCTAGCCTTCTACCCTTTCTTGGTGTT comes from the Helianthus annuus cultivar XRQ/B chromosome 4, HanXRQr2.0-SUNRISE, whole genome shotgun sequence genome and includes:
- the LOC110933498 gene encoding uncharacterized protein LOC110933498; the encoded protein is MSSENNSSFALKSILEKDKLNNTNFLEWHRNLRIVLKMAKRLYVLETPIPTAPENNTVVAKKAFDKHKEDAMEVACLMQATMSPDLQKNMEDMNAFDMIEQLKGMFQKQARQERYDTMKQLISCKMQEGSSVSAHVLKMKGYIDQLNKLGYPLQDEMAVDFILNSLSSHYDQFVMNFNMNDWVKTVPELHGMLKTAEMNISNKVSQVLMVRSSGVKKPKTKKKSYNNKNKGKTPVAAKPATNKSKQAVKAPLPEERQCYESQSEEG